From a single Callithrix jacchus isolate 240 chromosome 5, calJac240_pri, whole genome shotgun sequence genomic region:
- the KDM6B gene encoding lysine-specific demethylase 6B isoform X2, producing MHRAVDPPGARAAREAFALGGLSCAGAWSSCPPHPPPRSAWLPGGRCSASIGQPPLPAPLPPSHGSSSGHPNKPYYAPGAPTPRPLHGKLESLHGCVQALLREPAQPGLWEQLGQLYESEHDSEEAARCYHSALRYGGSFAELGPRIGRLQQAQLWNFHTGSCQHRAKVLPPLEQVWNLLHLEHKRNYGAKRGGPPVKRAAEPPVVQPVPPAALSGPSGEESLSPGGKRRRGCNSEQTGLPPGLPLPPPPLPPPPPPPPLPGLATSPPFQLTKPGLWSTLHGDAWGPERKGSAPPERQEQRHSLPHPYPYPAPAYTAHPPGHRLVPAAPPGPGPRPPGAESHGCLPATRPPGSDLRESRVQRSRMDSSVSPAATTACVPYAPSRPPGLPGTTTTSSSSSSSNTGLRGMEPNPGIPGADHYQTPTLEVTHQGRLGPSAHSSRKPFLGAPAATPHLSLPPGPSSPPPPPCPRLLRPPPPPAWLKGAACRAAREDGEILEELFFGTEGPPRPAPPPLPHREGFLGPPASRFSVGTQDSHTPPTPPTPTTSSSSSNNGSHSSSPAGPVSFLPPPYLARSMDPLPRPPSPAQSPQDPPLAPLTLALPPAPPSSCHQNTSGSFRRPESPRPRVSFPKTPEVGPGPPPGPLSKAPQPVPPGAGELPARGPRLFDFPPTPLEDQFEEPAEFKILPDGLANIMKMLDESIRKEEEQQQQEAGVAPPPPLKEPFASLQPPFPTDTAPTTTAPATPAAAATTTTTTTATQEEEKKPPPALPPPPPLAKFPQPLQPQPPPPPPASPASLLKSLASVLEGQKYCYRGTGAAVSTRPGPLPTAQYSPGPPSGATVPPPTSAAPSAQGSPQPSASSSSQFSTSGGPWARERRVGEEPAPGPTTPTQPPPPLSLPPARSESEVLEEISRACETLVERVGRSATDPVDTADPTDSGTERLLPPTQAKEEGGGVTATVVSGSCKRRQKEHQKEHRRHRRACKDSVGRRPREGRAKAKAKAPKEKSRRVLGNLDLQSEEIQGREKSRPDLGGASKAKPPTAPAPPPAPAPSAQPTAPSAPVPGKKAREEAPGPPGVSRADMLKLRSLSEGPPKELKIRLIKVESGDKETFIASEVEERRLRMADLTISHCAADVVRASKNAKVKGKFRESYLSPAQSVKPKINTEEKLPREKLNPPTPSIYLESKRDAFSPVLLQFCTDPRNPITVIRGLAGSLRLNLGLFSTKTLVEASGEHTVEVRTQVQQPSDENWDLTGTRQIWPCESSRSHTTIAKYAQYQASSFQESLQEEKESEDEESEEPDSTTGTPPSSAPDPKNHHIIKFGTNIDLSDAKRWKPQLQELLKLPAFMRVTSTGNMLSHVGHTILGMNTVQLYMKVPGSRTPGHQENNNFCSVNINIGPGDCEWFAVHEHYWETISAFCDRHGVDYLTGSWWPILDDLYASNIPVYRFVQRPGDLVWINAGTVHWVQATGWCNNIAWNVGPLTAYQYQLALERYEWNEVKNVKSIVPMIHVSWNVARTVKISDPDLFKMIKFCLLQSMKHCQVQRESLVRAGKKIAYQGRVKDEPAYYCNECDVEVFNILFVTSENGSRNTYLVHCEGCARRRSAGLQGVVVLEQYRTEELAQAYDAFTLAPASTSR from the exons ATGCATCGGGCAGTGGACCCTCCAGGGGCCCGCGCTGCACGGGAAGCCTTTGCCCTTGGGGGCCTGAGCTGTGCTGGGGCCTGGAGCTCCTGCCCGCCCCATCCCCCTCCTCGTAGCGCATGGCTGCCTGGAGGCAG ATGCTCAGCCAGCATTGGGCAGCCCCCGCTTCCTGCACCCCTGCCTCCTTCACATGGCAGTAGTTCTGGGCACCCCAACAAACCATATTATGCCCCAGG GGCGCCCACTCCAAGACCCCTCCATGGGAAGCTGGAATCCCTGCATGGCTGTGTGCAGGCACTGCTCCGGGAGCCAGCCCAGCCAGGGCTGTGGGAACAGCTTGGGCAACTGTACGAGTCAGAGCATGACAGTGAGGAGGCCGCACGTTGCTACCACAGTGCCCTTCGATACGGAGGAAGCTTCGCTGAGCTGGGGCCCCGCATTGGCCGACTGCAGCAG gcccagctCTGGAACTTTCATACTGGCTCCTGCCAGCACCGAGCCAAGGTCCTACCCCCACTGGAGCAAGTGTGGAACTTGCTGCACCTTGAG CACAAGCGGAACTATGGAGCCAAGCGGGGCGGTCCCCCGGTGAAGCGAGCTGCTGAACCCCCAGTGGTGCAGCCTGTGCCTCCTGCAGCACTCTCAGGCCCCTCAGGGGAGGAGAGCCTCAGCCCTGGAGGCAAGCGAAGGAGAGGCTGCAACTCTGAACAG ACTGGCCTTCCCCCAGGGCTGCCACTGCctccaccaccattaccaccaccaccgccaccaccacctctgcctggcCTGGCCACCAGCCCCccatttcagctaaccaagccAGGGCTGTGGAGTACCCTGCATGGAGATGCCTGGGGCCCAGAGCGCAAGGGTTCAGCACCCCCGGAGCGCCAG GAGCAGCGGCACTCGCTGCCTCACCCATATCCATACCCAGCTCCAGCATACACCGCACACCCCCCTGGCCACCGGCTGGTCCCGGCTGCACCCCCAGGCCCGGGCCCCCGCCCCCCAGGAGCAGAGAGCCATGGCTGCCTGCCTGCCACCCGTCCCCCCGGAAGTGACCTTAGAGAGAGCAGAGTTCAGAGGTCGCGGATGGACTCCAGCGTTTCACCAGCAGCAACCACCGCCTGCGTGCCTTACGCCCCTTCCCGGCCCCCTGGCCTCCCcggcaccaccaccaccagcagcagtagcagcagcagcaacaccGGTCTCCGGGGCATGGAGCCGAACCCAGGCATT CCCGGCGCTGACCATTACCAAACTCCCACGCTGGAGGTCACTCACCAGGGCCGCCTGGGGCCCTCGGCACACAGCAGTCGGAAACCGTTCCTGGGGGCTCCCGCTGCCACTCCCCACCTATCCTTGCCACCTGGACCTTCCTCACCCCCTCCACCACCCTGTCCCCGCCTCTTACgccccccaccaccccctgccTGGTTGAAGGGTGCGGCCTGCCGGGCAGCCCGAGAGGACGGAGAGATCTTAGAGGAGCTCTTCTTTGGGACTGAGGGACCCCCCCGCCCtgccccaccacccctcccccaccgcgaGGGCTTCTTGGGGCCTCCGGCCTCCCGCTTTTCTGTGGGCACTCAGGATTCTCACACCCCTCCCACTCCCCCAACCCCAACCaccagcagtagcagcagcaacaATGGCAGCCACAGCAGCAGCCCTGCTGGGCCTGTGTCCTTTCTCCCACCACCCTATCTGGCCAGAAGTATGGACCCCCTTCCCCGGCCTCCCAGCCCAGCACAGAGCCCCCAGGACCCACCTCTTGCACCCCTGACTCTTGccctgcctccagcccctccttcctcctgccacCAAAATACCTCAGGAAGCTTCAGGCGCCCGGAGAGCCCCCGGCCCAGGGTCTCCTTCCCAAAGACCCCCGAGGTGGGGCCGGGGCCACCCCCAGGCCCACTGAGTAAAGCCCCCCAGCCTGTGCCGCCTGGGGCTGGGGAGCTGCCTGCCCGAGGCCCGCGACTCTTTGattttccccccaccccactggaGGACCAGTTTGAGGAGCCAGCCGAATTCAAGATCCTACCTGATGggctggccaacatcatgaagaTGTTGGATGAATCTATTCGCAAGGAGGAGGAACAGCAACAACAGGAAGCAGGCGTGGCCCCCCCGCCCCCTCTGAAGGAGCCCTTtgcctctctgcagcctccatttcccaCTGACACAGCCCCCACCACCACTGCTCCTGCCACCCCCGCTgctgccgccaccaccaccaccaccaccacggccacccaagaagaggagaagaagccACCACCAGCCCTACCACCACCACCGCCTCTAGCCAAGTTCCCCCAACCCCTCCAGCcacagccacccccacccccacccgccaGCCCGGCCAGCCTGCTCAAATCCTTGGCCTCTGTGCTGGAGGGACAAAAATACTGTTATCGGGGGACTGGAGCAGCTGTTTCCACCCGGCCTGGGCCCCTGCCTACCGCTCAGTATTCCCCTGGCCCCCCATCAGGTGCTACCGTCCCACCGCCCACCTCAGCGGCCCCTAGCGCCCAGGGCTCCCCACAGCCCTCCGCTTCCTCGTCATCTCAGTTCTCTACCTCAGGCGGGCCCTGGGCCCGGGAGCGCAGGGTGGGCGAAGAGCCAGCCCCGGGCCCCACGACCCCCACccagccacccccacccctgtcTCTGCCCCCCGCTCGCTCTGAGTCTGAGGTGCTAGAAGAGATAAGTCGGGCTTGTGAGACCCTTGTGGAGCGGGTGGGCCGGAGTGCCACTGACCCAGTGGACACAGCAGACCCAACGGACAGTGGGACTGAGCGACTACTGCCTCCCACCCAGGCcaaggaggagggtggaggggtGACAGCAACAGTGGTGTCAGGCAGCTGTAAGCGGCGACAGAAGGAGCACCAGAAGGAGCATAGGCGGCACAGGCGGGCCTGTAAGGACAGTGTGGGTCGGCGGCCCCGTGAGGGCAGGGcaaaggccaaggccaaggcccCCAAAGAAAAGAGCCGCCGGGTGCTGGGGAACCTGGACCTGCAGAGCGAGGAGATCCAGGGTCGTGAGAAGTCCCGGCCCGATCTTGGCGGGGCCTCCAAGGCCAAGCCACCCACAGCTCCAGCCCCTCCACCAGCTCCTGCACCTTCTGCCCAGCCCACAGCCCCGTCAGCCCCTGTCCCTGGAAAGAAGGCTCGGGAGGAAGCTCCAGGGCCACCAGGTGTCAGCCGGGCTGACATGCTGAAGCTGCGCTCACTTAGTGAGGGGCCCCCCAAGGAGCTGAAGATCCGGCTCATCAAGGTAGAGAGTGGTGACAAAGAGACCTTTATCGCCTCTGAGGTGGAAGAGCGGCGGCTGCGCATGGCAGACCTCACCATCAGCCACTGTGCTGCTGATGTTGTGCGTGCCAGCAA GAATGCCAAGGTGAAAGGGAAGTTTCGAGAGTCCTACCTTTCCCCTGCCCAGTCTGTGAAACCGAAGATCAACACTGAGGAGAAGCTGCCCCGGGAAAAACTCAATCCCCCTACACCCAGTATCTAT CTGGAGAGCAAACGGGATGCGTTCTCACCGGTCCTGCTACAGTTCTGTACAGACCCTCGAAATCCCATCACGGTGATCCGGGGCCTGGCGGGCTCCCTGCGGCTCA ACTTGGGCCTGTTCTCCACCAAGACACTGGTGGAGGCGAGTGGCGAGCACACCGTGGAGGTCCGCACACAGGTGCAGCAGCCCTCAGATGAGAACTGGGACCTGACAGGCACTCGACAGATTTGGCCCTGCGAGAGCTCCCGTTCCCACACCACCATTGCCAAGTACGCACAGTACCAGGCCTCATCCTTCCAGGAGTCTCTGCAG gaggagaaggagagtgaGGATGAGGAGTCAGAGGAGCCGGACAGCACCACAGGAACCCCTCCTAG CAGCGCACCGGACCCGAAGAACCATCACATCATCAAGTTTGGCACCAACATCGACCTGTCTGATGCCAAGCG GTGGAAGCCCCAGCTGCAGGAGTTGCTGAAGCTGCCCGCCTTCATGCGGGTAACATCCACGGGCAACATGCTGAGCCACGTGGGCCACACCATCCTGGGCATGAACACGGTGCAGCTGTATATGAAGGTGCCAGGCAGCCGAACGCCAG GCCACCAAGAGAACAACAACTTCTGCTCCGTCAACATCAACATTGGTCCTGGTGACTGCGAGTGGTTCGCGGTGCACGAGCACTACTGGGAGACCATCAGCGCCTTCTGTGACCG GCACGGCGTGGACTACCTGACGGGTTCCTGGTGGCCAATCCTGGATGATCTCTATGCATCCAATATCCCTGTGTACCGCTTTGTGCAGCGCCCTGGAGACCTTGTGTGGATTAATGCGGGGACTGTGCACTGGGTGCAGGCCACCGGCTGGTGCAACAACATTGCCTGGAACGTGGGGCCCCTCACCG CCTATCAGTACCAGCTGGCCCTGGAACGATATGAGTGGAACGAGGTGAAGAACGTCAAATCCATCGTGCCCATGATTCACGTGTCATGGAACGTGGCTCGCACGGTCAAAATCAGCGACCCTGACTTGTTCAAGATGATCAA ATTCTGCCTGCTTCAGTCCATGAAGCACTGTCAGGTCCAACGTGAGAGCCTGGTGCGAGCAGGGAAGAAAATCGCTTACCAGGGCCGGGTCAAGGACGAACCAGCCTACTACTGCAACGAGTGCGAT gtGGAGGTGTTTAACATCCTGTTCGTGACAAGTGAGAACGGCAGCCGCAACACGTACTTGGTACACTGCGAGGGCTGTGCCCGGCGCCGCAGCGCGGGcctgcagggcgtggtggtgctggAGCAGTACCGCACGGAGGAGCTGGCGCAGGCCTACGACGCCTTCACGCTG GCCCCCGCCAGCACGTCTCGATGA
- the KDM6B gene encoding lysine-specific demethylase 6B isoform X1 yields the protein MHRAVDPPGARAAREAFALGGLSCAGAWSSCPPHPPPRSAWLPGGRCSASIGQPPLPAPLPPSHGSSSGHPNKPYYAPGAPTPRPLHGKLESLHGCVQALLREPAQPGLWEQLGQLYESEHDSEEAARCYHSALRYGGSFAELGPRIGRLQQAQLWNFHTGSCQHRAKVLPPLEQVWNLLHLEHKRNYGAKRGGPPVKRAAEPPVVQPVPPAALSGPSGEESLSPGGKRRRGCNSEQTGLPPGLPLPPPPLPPPPPPPPLPGLATSPPFQLTKPGLWSTLHGDAWGPERKGSAPPERQEQRHSLPHPYPYPAPAYTAHPPGHRLVPAAPPGPGPRPPGAESHGCLPATRPPGSDLRESRVQRSRMDSSVSPAATTACVPYAPSRPPGLPGTTTTSSSSSSSNTGLRGMEPNPGIPGADHYQTPTLEVTHQGRLGPSAHSSRKPFLGAPAATPHLSLPPGPSSPPPPPCPRLLRPPPPPAWLKGAACRAAREDGEILEELFFGTEGPPRPAPPPLPHREGFLGPPASRFSVGTQDSHTPPTPPTPTTSSSSSNNGSHSSSPAGPVSFLPPPYLARSMDPLPRPPSPAQSPQDPPLAPLTLALPPAPPSSCHQNTSGSFRRPESPRPRVSFPKTPEVGPGPPPGPLSKAPQPVPPGAGELPARGPRLFDFPPTPLEDQFEEPAEFKILPDGLANIMKMLDESIRKEEEQQQQEAGVAPPPPLKEPFASLQPPFPTDTAPTTTAPATPAAAATTTTTTTATQEEEKKPPPALPPPPPLAKFPQPLQPQPPPPPPASPASLLKSLASVLEGQKYCYRGTGAAVSTRPGPLPTAQYSPGPPSGATVPPPTSAAPSAQGSPQPSASSSSQFSTSGGPWARERRVGEEPAPGPTTPTQPPPPLSLPPARSESEVLEEISRACETLVERVGRSATDPVDTADPTDSGTERLLPPTQAKEEGGGVTATVVSGSCKRRQKEHQKEHRRHRRACKDSVGRRPREGRAKAKAKAPKEKSRRVLGNLDLQSEEIQGREKSRPDLGGASKAKPPTAPAPPPAPAPSAQPTAPSAPVPGKKAREEAPGPPGVSRADMLKLRSLSEGPPKELKIRLIKVESGDKETFIASEVEERRLRMADLTISHCAADVVRASKNAKVKGKFRESYLSPAQSVKPKINTEEKLPREKLNPPTPSIYLESKRDAFSPVLLQFCTDPRNPITVIRGLAGSLRLNLGLFSTKTLVEASGEHTVEVRTQVQQPSDENWDLTGTRQIWPCESSRSHTTIAKYAQYQASSFQESLQEEKESEDEESEEPDSTTGTPPSSAPDPKNHHIIKFGTNIDLSDAKRWKPQLQELLKLPAFMRVTSTGNMLSHVGHTILGMNTVQLYMKVPGSRTPGHQENNNFCSVNINIGPGDCEWFAVHEHYWETISAFCDRHGVDYLTGSWWPILDDLYASNIPVYRFVQRPGDLVWINAGTVHWVQATGWCNNIAWNVGPLTAYQYQLALERYEWNEVKNVKSIVPMIHVSWNVARTVKISDPDLFKMIKFCLLQSMKHCQVQRESLVRAGKKIAYQGRVKDEPAYYCNECDVEVFNILFVTSENGSRNTYLVHCEGCARRRSAGLQGVVVLEQYRTEELAQAYDAFTLVRPQRVCGQRRRALGQAAGTGLRGLAGPAPEPLPALSPQAPASTSR from the exons ATGCATCGGGCAGTGGACCCTCCAGGGGCCCGCGCTGCACGGGAAGCCTTTGCCCTTGGGGGCCTGAGCTGTGCTGGGGCCTGGAGCTCCTGCCCGCCCCATCCCCCTCCTCGTAGCGCATGGCTGCCTGGAGGCAG ATGCTCAGCCAGCATTGGGCAGCCCCCGCTTCCTGCACCCCTGCCTCCTTCACATGGCAGTAGTTCTGGGCACCCCAACAAACCATATTATGCCCCAGG GGCGCCCACTCCAAGACCCCTCCATGGGAAGCTGGAATCCCTGCATGGCTGTGTGCAGGCACTGCTCCGGGAGCCAGCCCAGCCAGGGCTGTGGGAACAGCTTGGGCAACTGTACGAGTCAGAGCATGACAGTGAGGAGGCCGCACGTTGCTACCACAGTGCCCTTCGATACGGAGGAAGCTTCGCTGAGCTGGGGCCCCGCATTGGCCGACTGCAGCAG gcccagctCTGGAACTTTCATACTGGCTCCTGCCAGCACCGAGCCAAGGTCCTACCCCCACTGGAGCAAGTGTGGAACTTGCTGCACCTTGAG CACAAGCGGAACTATGGAGCCAAGCGGGGCGGTCCCCCGGTGAAGCGAGCTGCTGAACCCCCAGTGGTGCAGCCTGTGCCTCCTGCAGCACTCTCAGGCCCCTCAGGGGAGGAGAGCCTCAGCCCTGGAGGCAAGCGAAGGAGAGGCTGCAACTCTGAACAG ACTGGCCTTCCCCCAGGGCTGCCACTGCctccaccaccattaccaccaccaccgccaccaccacctctgcctggcCTGGCCACCAGCCCCccatttcagctaaccaagccAGGGCTGTGGAGTACCCTGCATGGAGATGCCTGGGGCCCAGAGCGCAAGGGTTCAGCACCCCCGGAGCGCCAG GAGCAGCGGCACTCGCTGCCTCACCCATATCCATACCCAGCTCCAGCATACACCGCACACCCCCCTGGCCACCGGCTGGTCCCGGCTGCACCCCCAGGCCCGGGCCCCCGCCCCCCAGGAGCAGAGAGCCATGGCTGCCTGCCTGCCACCCGTCCCCCCGGAAGTGACCTTAGAGAGAGCAGAGTTCAGAGGTCGCGGATGGACTCCAGCGTTTCACCAGCAGCAACCACCGCCTGCGTGCCTTACGCCCCTTCCCGGCCCCCTGGCCTCCCcggcaccaccaccaccagcagcagtagcagcagcagcaacaccGGTCTCCGGGGCATGGAGCCGAACCCAGGCATT CCCGGCGCTGACCATTACCAAACTCCCACGCTGGAGGTCACTCACCAGGGCCGCCTGGGGCCCTCGGCACACAGCAGTCGGAAACCGTTCCTGGGGGCTCCCGCTGCCACTCCCCACCTATCCTTGCCACCTGGACCTTCCTCACCCCCTCCACCACCCTGTCCCCGCCTCTTACgccccccaccaccccctgccTGGTTGAAGGGTGCGGCCTGCCGGGCAGCCCGAGAGGACGGAGAGATCTTAGAGGAGCTCTTCTTTGGGACTGAGGGACCCCCCCGCCCtgccccaccacccctcccccaccgcgaGGGCTTCTTGGGGCCTCCGGCCTCCCGCTTTTCTGTGGGCACTCAGGATTCTCACACCCCTCCCACTCCCCCAACCCCAACCaccagcagtagcagcagcaacaATGGCAGCCACAGCAGCAGCCCTGCTGGGCCTGTGTCCTTTCTCCCACCACCCTATCTGGCCAGAAGTATGGACCCCCTTCCCCGGCCTCCCAGCCCAGCACAGAGCCCCCAGGACCCACCTCTTGCACCCCTGACTCTTGccctgcctccagcccctccttcctcctgccacCAAAATACCTCAGGAAGCTTCAGGCGCCCGGAGAGCCCCCGGCCCAGGGTCTCCTTCCCAAAGACCCCCGAGGTGGGGCCGGGGCCACCCCCAGGCCCACTGAGTAAAGCCCCCCAGCCTGTGCCGCCTGGGGCTGGGGAGCTGCCTGCCCGAGGCCCGCGACTCTTTGattttccccccaccccactggaGGACCAGTTTGAGGAGCCAGCCGAATTCAAGATCCTACCTGATGggctggccaacatcatgaagaTGTTGGATGAATCTATTCGCAAGGAGGAGGAACAGCAACAACAGGAAGCAGGCGTGGCCCCCCCGCCCCCTCTGAAGGAGCCCTTtgcctctctgcagcctccatttcccaCTGACACAGCCCCCACCACCACTGCTCCTGCCACCCCCGCTgctgccgccaccaccaccaccaccaccacggccacccaagaagaggagaagaagccACCACCAGCCCTACCACCACCACCGCCTCTAGCCAAGTTCCCCCAACCCCTCCAGCcacagccacccccacccccacccgccaGCCCGGCCAGCCTGCTCAAATCCTTGGCCTCTGTGCTGGAGGGACAAAAATACTGTTATCGGGGGACTGGAGCAGCTGTTTCCACCCGGCCTGGGCCCCTGCCTACCGCTCAGTATTCCCCTGGCCCCCCATCAGGTGCTACCGTCCCACCGCCCACCTCAGCGGCCCCTAGCGCCCAGGGCTCCCCACAGCCCTCCGCTTCCTCGTCATCTCAGTTCTCTACCTCAGGCGGGCCCTGGGCCCGGGAGCGCAGGGTGGGCGAAGAGCCAGCCCCGGGCCCCACGACCCCCACccagccacccccacccctgtcTCTGCCCCCCGCTCGCTCTGAGTCTGAGGTGCTAGAAGAGATAAGTCGGGCTTGTGAGACCCTTGTGGAGCGGGTGGGCCGGAGTGCCACTGACCCAGTGGACACAGCAGACCCAACGGACAGTGGGACTGAGCGACTACTGCCTCCCACCCAGGCcaaggaggagggtggaggggtGACAGCAACAGTGGTGTCAGGCAGCTGTAAGCGGCGACAGAAGGAGCACCAGAAGGAGCATAGGCGGCACAGGCGGGCCTGTAAGGACAGTGTGGGTCGGCGGCCCCGTGAGGGCAGGGcaaaggccaaggccaaggcccCCAAAGAAAAGAGCCGCCGGGTGCTGGGGAACCTGGACCTGCAGAGCGAGGAGATCCAGGGTCGTGAGAAGTCCCGGCCCGATCTTGGCGGGGCCTCCAAGGCCAAGCCACCCACAGCTCCAGCCCCTCCACCAGCTCCTGCACCTTCTGCCCAGCCCACAGCCCCGTCAGCCCCTGTCCCTGGAAAGAAGGCTCGGGAGGAAGCTCCAGGGCCACCAGGTGTCAGCCGGGCTGACATGCTGAAGCTGCGCTCACTTAGTGAGGGGCCCCCCAAGGAGCTGAAGATCCGGCTCATCAAGGTAGAGAGTGGTGACAAAGAGACCTTTATCGCCTCTGAGGTGGAAGAGCGGCGGCTGCGCATGGCAGACCTCACCATCAGCCACTGTGCTGCTGATGTTGTGCGTGCCAGCAA GAATGCCAAGGTGAAAGGGAAGTTTCGAGAGTCCTACCTTTCCCCTGCCCAGTCTGTGAAACCGAAGATCAACACTGAGGAGAAGCTGCCCCGGGAAAAACTCAATCCCCCTACACCCAGTATCTAT CTGGAGAGCAAACGGGATGCGTTCTCACCGGTCCTGCTACAGTTCTGTACAGACCCTCGAAATCCCATCACGGTGATCCGGGGCCTGGCGGGCTCCCTGCGGCTCA ACTTGGGCCTGTTCTCCACCAAGACACTGGTGGAGGCGAGTGGCGAGCACACCGTGGAGGTCCGCACACAGGTGCAGCAGCCCTCAGATGAGAACTGGGACCTGACAGGCACTCGACAGATTTGGCCCTGCGAGAGCTCCCGTTCCCACACCACCATTGCCAAGTACGCACAGTACCAGGCCTCATCCTTCCAGGAGTCTCTGCAG gaggagaaggagagtgaGGATGAGGAGTCAGAGGAGCCGGACAGCACCACAGGAACCCCTCCTAG CAGCGCACCGGACCCGAAGAACCATCACATCATCAAGTTTGGCACCAACATCGACCTGTCTGATGCCAAGCG GTGGAAGCCCCAGCTGCAGGAGTTGCTGAAGCTGCCCGCCTTCATGCGGGTAACATCCACGGGCAACATGCTGAGCCACGTGGGCCACACCATCCTGGGCATGAACACGGTGCAGCTGTATATGAAGGTGCCAGGCAGCCGAACGCCAG GCCACCAAGAGAACAACAACTTCTGCTCCGTCAACATCAACATTGGTCCTGGTGACTGCGAGTGGTTCGCGGTGCACGAGCACTACTGGGAGACCATCAGCGCCTTCTGTGACCG GCACGGCGTGGACTACCTGACGGGTTCCTGGTGGCCAATCCTGGATGATCTCTATGCATCCAATATCCCTGTGTACCGCTTTGTGCAGCGCCCTGGAGACCTTGTGTGGATTAATGCGGGGACTGTGCACTGGGTGCAGGCCACCGGCTGGTGCAACAACATTGCCTGGAACGTGGGGCCCCTCACCG CCTATCAGTACCAGCTGGCCCTGGAACGATATGAGTGGAACGAGGTGAAGAACGTCAAATCCATCGTGCCCATGATTCACGTGTCATGGAACGTGGCTCGCACGGTCAAAATCAGCGACCCTGACTTGTTCAAGATGATCAA ATTCTGCCTGCTTCAGTCCATGAAGCACTGTCAGGTCCAACGTGAGAGCCTGGTGCGAGCAGGGAAGAAAATCGCTTACCAGGGCCGGGTCAAGGACGAACCAGCCTACTACTGCAACGAGTGCGAT gtGGAGGTGTTTAACATCCTGTTCGTGACAAGTGAGAACGGCAGCCGCAACACGTACTTGGTACACTGCGAGGGCTGTGCCCGGCGCCGCAGCGCGGGcctgcagggcgtggtggtgctggAGCAGTACCGCACGGAGGAGCTGGCGCAGGCCTACGACGCCTTCACGCTGGTGAGGCCCCAGCGGGTGTGCGGTCAGCGGAGGAGGGCACTGGGGCAGGCTGCAGGGACGGGCTTGAGGGGCCTGGCCGGGCCTGCCCCTGAGCCACTGCCGGCTTTGTCCCCACAGGCCCCCGCCAGCACGTCTCGATGA
- the TMEM88 gene encoding transmembrane protein 88, whose translation MADVPGAQRAVPGGPEPRDPLDCWACAVLVTAQNLLVAAFNLLLLALVLGTILLPAVTMLGFGFLCHSQFLRSQAPPCTAHLRDPGFTALLVTGFLLLVPLLVLALASYRRLCLRLRLADCLVPYSRALYRRRRTSQPRQTRASPGSQALPTSGKVWV comes from the exons ATGGCGGATGTCCCGGGGGCACAGCGAGCGGTTCCCGGCGGCCCAGAGCCCCGGGACCCCCTGGACTGCTGGGCCTGCGCTGTGCTTGTAACAGCCCAGAATCTGCTAGTGGCTGCCTTCAATCTTCTCCTGTTGGCGCTGGTGCTAGGGACCATCTTGCTACCCGCTGTCACCATGCTGGGCTTCGGCTTCCTCTGCCACTCTCAG TTCCTGCGCTCCCAGGCACCCCCTTGCACCGCGCACCTGCGGGACCCCGGTTTCACGGCCCTTCTGGTCACCGGATTCCTGCTCCTCGTGCCGCTGCTAGTGCTTGCTCTGGCCAGCTACCGCCGCCTCTGCCTGCGCCTCCGCCTAGCCGATTGCCTCGTGCCCTACAGCCGAGCCCTTTACCGGCGTCGGCGCACCTCGCAGCCGAGGCAAACCCGGGCCTCACCAGGGTCCCAGGCCCTTCCCACATCAGGAAAGGTCTGGGTCTAA